Genomic DNA from Lutibacter sp. A80:
TTTAGATAAAATTGAAGCCAGAGATAAAAATGCAGTTTCTATTTCTGGTGAAAACAATGATGAAACGGAATTGTTATATGAGTTAATGATAAATGCTCCATCTTACCAATATAATAGAATAGATTACAAGGAAATTTACCTTCCAAAAATTGACAAAAAAAATCCAGAGGAGTTTGAAGCTTATCAATTAGACTTAATAGAAAAAGAGAGAGCTATTGTTAAAAAATACGTTGAAATAAAATCAATTAGTGAATCTTTTTTAGAGGTGTTTAATCTTGAATTATTGTTAAAATATAATTTTAGTTTTAAATTATATTCAAGATATGCCAATGTAAATAATCCCGATAAAAATTGGATTATTCCTGAAAATTATAAGGCTTACTTTAAAAATGAAATCCCCCAAAACAATTTTGACCTATATCACAAAAGTTCACGCTATGAAATGTATGTTCGTGAAGGTTATTATGCAAAAATGCAAACTGTTTTGTCTCAATTTGAGCGTGAATCAATGGATTACTTTAAAGCTCAAACCAACTATTTAGATACTTGCAGTTTTCCTGAAATTATAAAAAAAGATATGTACAACAGTTATACTATTAGTTATATACGAAGTAATGATATGGTTATAAGAGGTTATTTAAATGAAATAATTAATCAAAAAGTTACAGATAGCAATGTATTAGAAAGATTTGAAAATTTTAAAACTGGTGAAAATGCATATGCCGATGGTAAACCAGCCCCTCTTTTTACATTAATTGATATAAATAATAAAGAAATTTCATTAACCGATTTTAAAGGAAAAATGGTGCTATTAGA
This window encodes:
- a CDS encoding TlpA disulfide reductase family protein; the encoded protein is MRINYLMLLSVFFLISCAKNKETQKKDQFINVTISGHVSGFNNPLSFFGEGVFQGEEIKLDKEGNFKVSYDSIVEGKYAILLGSENSLPIYLKQGTKLNLDIDLDKIEARDKNAVSISGENNDETELLYELMINAPSYQYNRIDYKEIYLPKIDKKNPEEFEAYQLDLIEKERAIVKKYVEIKSISESFLEVFNLELLLKYNFSFKLYSRYANVNNPDKNWIIPENYKAYFKNEIPQNNFDLYHKSSRYEMYVREGYYAKMQTVLSQFERESMDYFKAQTNYLDTCSFPEIIKKDMYNSYTISYIRSNDMVIRGYLNEIINQKVTDSNVLERFENFKTGENAYADGKPAPLFTLIDINNKEISLTDFKGKMVLLDCWATWCAPCIKGLPKFNALREKYAGKNIEFVCVSVDEDIPAWEKKVKENKDGLHTGIQLNTSLNKNTFKKDLMVQGIPRYILIGADGNIIKREAPRPGTPELYELIENNLK